In Bacillus thuringiensis, the DNA window GCTCCTTCAGCGGAATAGGATCCGTAACACGATCCATAGCTCCCCCTGTTGTTCCCACAAATCTTTTTTCTTCTTGCATCGTTTGCTGAAACGAACATGAACTTAGCACTAGACTAGAAAACACGAAACAAATGATTCTTTTTTTCAATTTGTTTCCGCCCTTTCTTCATACCGCTATCTTTACGAATGAAGCGTTTATATGCTATTCATATTCGCTTCATTAACAAACTCCCCCTTTGAAAACTTTCCACGTTATTCTCGCACATTTTGACAAAACTTCTTTTATAGACGCAAAAAAGACCCCTATCATTCTTACGCCCATATAAAAAGGTTACGCGAATAAAAGGAAGCCTTATTTATAACATAGTTTGTGAAAAGCTTTTCAGGTCAAGATTTTTTCATTCTTATTATTTTCCCTTTATAATAAGGGAAAGAGGTGATACATATGGCCAATATAAAACAAATTGCCAAAACCGCTGGTGTATCCATATCAACTGTTTCCCGCGTCCTTAATAATCACCCTTACGTAAAAGAAGAAAAACGTAAGCGTGTTCTAGATGCTGTTGAAGAATTGAACTATGCAAAAAATATAAATGCTATTCATTTAATAAAGGGAAAAACATATACAATTGGGGTTATGCTCCCTTTTATTAACCTTCCATACTTCAGTACCATTATTGAAGGAATCGGAAACGAAGCGTTAGCAGCTGGATATCACATAAATTTATGTCAAACAAATTACGATAGCATTGAAGAAATTCGTGTTCTTGAAATGATGAAAATGAAACAATTTGACGGGATGATTATTTGCTCTCGAACAAGTTCATGGGAACAAATTGAACCTTTCGCAAAATTTGCCCCTATTATTTCATGTGAAAAAATGAAACATCCTCTCATTTCATCCGTCTACGTAGATCACTATGAAGGCTTCCGTCTCGGCACTGCATATTTACTAGATAAGGGCCATGAAAAAATCGGAATCTGTTTAGCAAGAAAAACGAGCGCAAATTCTATAGAGCGCGAAAAGGCATTTGCTGATACACTTCGTAACGAAGGCAAAACTTTACATCCCGAATGGATTTTTCATCAATGCTATACAATGCAGGATGGTGCCCAAATACTCCATCGTATTTTAAACATGGAAAATCGTCCAACCGCTATTTTCACGGCGAATGATCAAGTTGCAGCTGGTTTATTAACTGAGGCAAGAAAACACGGCATTCGCGTCCCTGAAGATCTTGCTATTTTAGGATTCGATAACCATGAAATTTCAAAAGCACTAGAAATTACTACTATTGAACATCCTGGTCTTACGATGGGATCTCGCACTTTTTCTTTATTCCATAATCAAATACAAAGTGAGGAAATTAATGGCAGCGCAGAAGAACTGTCCTTCCATTTAATTGAACGAAAAACAATCTAAAAAGAGCGTTACCTATAGCGCTCTTTTTCAGCTCATCAACTATTGACTTTGTATTTCCCCTCGCATATAATGAACCTAACGAACGGTAGGTAGGGGATGAAAATGACAGCAAACCGCATTAAAGCTGTAGCACTTTCTCATTTCGCACGCTACGGCTATGAAGGAACTTCATTAGCAAATATTGCTCAAGAAGTTGGGATTAAAAAACCATCAATTTACGCACACTTTAAAGGAAAAGAAGAGCTATATTTTATATGCTTAGAATCCGCTCTTCAAAAAGATTTGCAGAGCTTCACAGGCGATATCGAAAAATTTTCAAATTCGTCTACTGAAAAATTGCTCTTACAGTTACTAAAGGGCTATGCGAAACGATTTGGTGAAAGTGAAGAATCAATGTTTTGGTTACGAACTTCTTATTTTCCGCCTGATGCATTTCGCGAACAAATTATTAATAAAGCAAATGTGCACATTGAAAACGTCGGAAAACTTTTATTCCCTGTATTTAAAAGAGCAAGCGAACAAGATGAGCTGCATAACATTGAAGTAAAAGATGCCTTAGAGGCTTTTCTATGCTTACTTGACGGTCTTATGGTTGAACTACTATACGCAGGTTTAAATCGTTTTGAGACACGTTTAGACGCTTCTTGGAAAGTATTTTGGCGCGGACTTTCAAACTGACGGATTGCTCCTTTGCAATGCGTCGTTTTTAAGCCCTTTACCTAACGACTGGTAGGAAGGAGAAATGACATATGGCATGGATTTATGTAATCATAGCTGGTATTATTGAAATCTTTTGGGTCATTGGACTAAAACACGCGGAGGCACCACTTGAATGGGCTGGTGTTGCATTATTAATTACAATTAGTTTCGTTTTATTATTTAAAGCTTATAAAGATTTACCTGTCGGCACTGTATATGCAGTCTTTACAGGAATTGGAGCTGGTGGGATCGTTCTGACAGAGATTTTCATCTTCGGAGAACCTTTCTCTATTATAAAAGTTTTATTAATCGGTTTAATCTTCTTCGGAGTAATTGGGCTAAAGCGAGTAACAGAAGAAAAAGAAGCGAAGGAGGCCGCATAAAATGGCTTGGGTATTTTTAATTCTAGCTGGTATTTGTGAAATTATTGGTGTACTCTTTATGAAAGTAGCCACTGAAAAGAAAGGCTGGGCACCAAAAGTTATTTTAATCGCTAACTTCGGCGTAAGCTTCTTCTTCTTATCTCTTGCGATGGACACATTACCGATGGGAACTGCTTACGCGATTTGGACTGGAATCGGAACTGCCGGTAGTGCACTTCTAGGCATTCTAATTTTCCGCGAATCAGCGGATTGGCGTCGCCTTGCCTTCTTAAGTTGCATTCTATGCGGCGCTGTTGGCTTAAAATTATTAAGCTAACGTGAGGTGAATGTCATGTGGAAAGAAAAAGGAAAACAAATGTTAGCATGGATTACACTTAGTATCGTCATTCTATTACAAATAAGTTTTCATATAATAGAATGGTTGTTTCATAAAGTATTATCCATTTTTACATTCCTTCCTAACATGACACTTGAAATTATATCAATTGTTTGGTCCATTATTGCCTCCATTGCAATCGTCATTATATGGAGTATCGCCAAGCTATGGAATAAGTTATTTAAAAAGGACAGTACTTCTGAAAAAGAGTAACTGTCCTTTTTTACATTCATTCAGACTTTCTGTAGAAGTTTGATATGATAAGACAAAGAAGACCAACTATAACAATACTTATACCAATTCCTTTATACAAATTAGGAAACGGTGATGGTATATCTGAATAGAAATTTGCTAATATGAGACCGATTGAAGATAAAAGTACCCCTATTCTATATAACCATTTTCTTTTGTTCATCATTCTCCCCCTAAAATTTTTCATACACTTCTTTCTTTTGGACATACTACCTAAAAAAGGAGTGAATTCTATGCAAAATTCTATACATAAGCAAATCTTATTTTTATTTTTCCTCTTTCTTATTCTCGTTATCGTTTTCAGCTTTATATTACATACTCCAAAAGATGTTGTACCGAATAGCCTCTCTGTTTATAAACTCTTACTTTCCTATTGTCGTTATTGAATAAGGTGCCTTATACAAGGCACCTTTTAAAATTCTCTCTTCTCATACAATTTCACTGAAACGAAGATAGATACTATGAACATGCATATTGAGCTAACGAATAACACGCTGTTATATAGTTGAATTTGTTCCATGCTGATTTCAAAGAACATGGCACCAATTGCTGTCGGTGCTATTAGTATGAACAGCGTAATAAAAGAAGCTTTTTTATAGCCAAACCAAAACAATATCGGTAAAACAAAACTTAAATATATAAAAACAAAGCCAGTACTCGTAACTAATGTTGTCGTAATAAATTCAAATACCCCGCCTGCAAACCGAGTAATCCCTACAGGACTAGACACTATCATACTTATAATAAAAACAATAAGTGCCGTTATATATTTAGCTACTACAATTTCTTTTTTTGCTAGCGGTAAACTATTTAACATTACTTCACTATCATATTTTTTATCATCATTAAATGTTTTTAAAATTGCTATAACTGGAATTATAGCTGACATAATTACGTAAAAGCTTTTAATATCTGTTAATGTCATATACAAGAAAAGAGGGTATATTAAGCACCATATTAAATACTTCCATTGCATGATAAAGTCTTTTATTATAAGCTGCTTCACAATCGCTCCCTCCTTATAAATCACGCTCATTGTACAAATGGATTGAGAAAAATATAGACATAACATATAAAAGCAGCAGCCCTGCTATAAAACAAACATTTACGACTAGACTCGTGCTCCAAACATTTTCTACATCTAACCAGACGTTACTTACAATCAGTCCACTTAAATACCCCAACGCAAGTCCGGCGAACGGAGCAATTTGTTTTGCACTGCTATATCCTACTGAGAATTCAATCGGAAGTACAATTATGCTACAAACAAACCCACCTGTTATACCTCCGAGAATTTCTCCCCACAGCATAAATCCAGTCATATGCCCATCTTGTAGCTGTATTAAACCGACCACTAGTGAGAAACATCCACCTAGAGCAACTAAAATACTTACAAATATGTATTTTCCTATGACAATATCTTTACGGTCAAACGGTAAACTATTTACTATCATTTCACTTTTATTTTTCCCCTCATAACTCATTGACAGTATCATGCCAAGAGCAGGTACAAACATGCTAAACGTCATCAAAAAACTATCACTACGAAAATCAACAATGAGCAGGAACAAGAAACATATAAGATAAACAAACCCTAACTTTCTTTGCATCATCATATCTTTTAAAACTAATTGCTTGATCATATATTACACCTCCTAATATGAAAATGTTCCTTCTATAACTCTGCCTCCTGAAACATTTTCATTGAGAGAATCATTGATATGAATATACTTACTAACACTCCAGTTCCAAGAACACCCATTGCTAGTGTAGCCTCTTGAGAGTGGAGTACTTTTAACATAATTGTTTTATCACCAAAAATATTGCACATAAGACCAATCATACCCATTAAAGGAAAAAGCATAATCAAATTCAAGACAGTAATAGCTTTATATCCCCCAATGTAATTAGTCGGTATCGTTACTACACAATAAATCGAAGTTGCTACTATCGCTGAAAAAACTGCATATCCAGGCATAACTATATCCCTGTCCAATAAAATATTTCCTAATATTACGACTATAAAAGTTACACTCAAACCAACCATAATAAATAATGTGCTTGAAATATATTTAGCTATAATTATCTCTTTTCTCGTTATAGGCAAACTCACTAATACTTTTTCTGCTTTACTTTTCTCGTCATAATAAAAAGAAATATATATAATCGTACTACATGTTATAAATAATGCTATTGCAATCCCCATTGGTTCAACGGAATTCTTAAAAATAGATAAAATGGGTATTAAAAAATAGAAAGGAAACATCTTCTTCTGTAAGAAAAACTCCTTCAAAATCAACTGTTGCATATGAATTCTCCTCTCTACAAATCACGCGTTTCATAAATTTTTATTGTAAGAAGCATAGAAGCAATGTAAATACTAACTAATGTAATGAATCCAACTATAAATACACCGATATGCATAGGATTCATAATCCACTCTAGGAATGAAGTTGTTGTTTCATCCAATCCATCTCCTAAGAATATCCAAGCAATTCCTCCAACTACCATTGATGCTCCTGACACTATACTTCGTGCTATCTTTGACCTTGTAACATAATAACTAGGAAAGAATGTTACAACAAAAAATACGGCGTAAACAGCTCCGTTTATTACTTCATACCATGGAATTTCTATGTATAGATTCGGATGATATGCACCGATATCACCAATAACCACAATGCCTCTTACAAGAAAAACAACTAACATCGTAGAGAGTATCCCACCAACAATAAATATTGCACAGGAAATATATCTAGCAATTATGATATCCTTTCGGCTTACCGGTAAACTATTTATAATAATGTCACTGTTATTCCTTTCATCCATAAAGGTTAACGTCATAACGGAAGAAAGGGTTATAAATAGACAACTCATCGAAAATAACAATTCACCACTTGGATCTAACATAAATAATACAAGAGGCATAATTAGATTCACTAACCACGTTACCCGAAAAAAGAACAAATCTTTATATATGAGCTGACGCATAGGCACCTCTCCCTTTCGCAGTGTAAACGATGATATCATCTAATGTAGGCTTTTCTATTACAACTTCATTTCCAAACCAATCGATAATTGCTTGTTTACCCTTCGCTAAACCTTCGAAACCAAATTTATTTTTTCGTAATCCAACAAATAATTCTTTTCCTTCTCGATCTAATAAATCGTTACTCCCTTTTACGATTACGTAGTTCCCCATTAATTCATCTTTCTCACCAGTAAATATAATTTCTCCATCGTTGATGAACGTAATATAATCCGCGATGCGCTCTAAGTCTGTTGTAATGTGCGTTGAGAATAATACAGATACTTCATCTTCCATTACAATTTCTTGCAACATATCAAGCAATTCACTTCGAACAACCGGATCTAGTCCTGCTGTCGGTTCATCCATAATGATAAACTCTGCGTGATGTGAAAGTGCGATGGCAATCGCAAATTTCATTTTCATTCCTTTTGATAGTTCTTTAATTTTTTTATACTTCGGAACTTGTAATCTGTGCATATACGATTGATACTGCTCTTCGTCCCATTTTTTATATAACGGTGCGATAATACGCTTCATTTGCTCACACGTTAAATCTTCGTAATAATGATTTTCATCATATACAAAGCCGATATTTTGTTTTATTTCCTTCTCGGCTTTCTTATTGTCCTTTCCAAAAATTTTTATATCACCACTCTCTTTTCTAATTAAATTCATAATCATTTTGATTGTCGTACTTTTCCCGGCCCCATTCGGTCCGACAAATCCCATAATATATCCTCGTGGCAGCGTAAAACTTATATTTTTTACTGCGAAATCTTGATAACTTTTACAAACGTTTTTTAGCTCTAACATTCCTTATTCCCCCTCATATAAACACGCAATCATCTGTTGTAATTCTTCAAGTGAAAGGTGCAACACTTTACTTTCTTTTACGATTTCTTCAGCTTTACTTTCCAATAGACGTAACCGCTGTTCTTTTAATATTTCATTATTTTTACGGGAAACATAAGTCCCCTTCCCAGCAACAGTTTCTATATATCCTTCTTTTTCAAGCTCCTCGTACGCACGCTTCGTTGTAATTACACTAATTTGTAATTCCTTCGCTAAGCTACGAATAGACGGTAATTGATCTCCACCCTTTAAACCACCATTTAAAATAAGCTGGCTTAATTGTTTTCTTATTTGCACATAAATAGGGTCTTGGGAAGAATTCGAAATAATAATATTCATGTTTTCCTCCAGTGTGTGTATATACTGTGTATACCTTATATATACAGTATATACACAATAACCTATTTTTGGCAAGAAAAAAAGACCAACATTTTCCTGTTGGTCTTTCGTATATGTATCACTTTTCAAAGCGATCTAACATCTCATCTCTCATTCCGAAACTCACTACCGCAATTCCTACATACATAAACAGAAGGAACGCAGGATGAACTGTGTTGTACCAAGTGCTATCAACAATTAAATAAATCGTTAATGCGACAACAAGAACAAACGCTAAGATAAACATATAAAAGTGTCTTGTGCTACCCATAATAAACTCCTCTCTTCTCACTTCACCATTCAACAGTATATTTTATCGAATAATTCGATATGACTCAAGGTTAACTTTCTGTTATGTAATCAAGTTCCACCTTTACAATGTCCTCACATGCTATTGAAATGATCGTTCCTTGCTTATCAATTGCCGTCACTTCTCTATTATCCATTACACGATGCGCTACTCTTTCTAGTACTTTTCCTTGGTCTCGATAACAAAATTCTTTTACATCTTTAATCGTTTTTCCGTTTTCTAAATGGTATATCATTCTATAACACCGATATCCCACATTTCCACCCCCATCTTGCTCGTTTTTTCACATATACATAAAAATGAGTTATGCCTATCTCATTACATCTTCTTAATTTCAATAAAATTCTAACAAAAATAAATACTTTTATCAAACCGACTTTTTCAACAAAATCACCTATAAAACCGCTTCTTTACACCATTATGAAACAAAAAATATAAAATTTTAACATTTTCTTCACTACTTCTGCATAAAGTGAAACTTTAATCAACGGAAGTTTTACTACCTGGAAAATAAAGGGGTACATTCTCCATAAAAAAAGAACCCGCACATAGCGAGTTCTTCCTTTGTTATTCTAATCAAACTTGTACAGGAGCTAGCTTTTCATAACGTAAAACTGGTTTACGAGCAGCCAATGTTTCATCCAAACGTTTAATTACCGTTGTGTGTGGTGCTTCTTGTACAACTTCTGGATTTTCTTCTACTTCTTTAGCAATTTGAATCATCTTATCAATGAAACCGTCTAATGTTTCTTTTGATTCTGTTTCTGTCGGCTCAATCATAATACATTCTTCCACATTTAATGGGAAGTAAATTGTTGGTGGATGGTAACCGAAATCAAGCAGACGTTTTGCAATATCTAGTGTACGTACACCCAGTTTCTTTTGACGACGACCTGATAATACAAATTCATGCTTACAATGTCTATCGAACGGAAGATCATAGAATGGAGCCAATCTTCTCATCATATAGTTCGCATTTAATACTGCATACTCCGTTACTGCACGTAGTCCATCTGGACCCATAGAACGAATATATGTGTACGCACGAACGTTAATTCCGAAGTTACCATAGAATGGTTTTACGCGCCCAATTGCTTCTGGACGATCATAGTTAAAGCGATAACCATCTTCTGTTTTCTCTAAAATTGGTTTTGGTAAGTACGGAATTAAATCAGCTTTCACACCTACTGGACCAGAACCTGGGCCACCGCCGCCATGAGGACCTGTAAATGTTTTATGAAGGTTTAAATGCACCACGTCAAATCCCATATCTCCTGGGCGCGCTTGGCTTAATACTGCATTTAAGTTTGCACCATCATAGTATAATTTACCGCCTGCGTTATGGACGATTTCTGCCATTTCTAAAATATTTTCTTCGAATAGGCCTAATGTATTTGGATTTGTTAACATAAGTGCTGCTGTTTCTTCGTTTACAACACGTTTTAAATCTTCTAAATCAACAAGACCATTTTCATTTGATTTTACTGTAATTGTTTCAAAACCAGCTACAGTTGCAGATGCTGGATTCGTTCCGTGAGCAGAGTCAGGAACAATTACTTTCGTACGGTTAAAGTCACCATTTGCTTCATGGTATGCACGAATTAACATTAAGCCTGTCCATTCTCCGTGTGCACCAGCTGCTGGTTGTAATGTAACAGTATCCATACCTGTAATTTCGATTAAATGCTCTTGTAAGTCGTACATTAATTCCATTGCACCTTGTACTGTCTTTTCATCTTGAAGTGGATGAATATTTGCAAATCCTGCGAAACGAGCTACACTCTCATTAATTTTCGGATTATATTTCATCGTACAAGATCCAAGTGGATAGAATCCAGAATCAACGCCGTGGTTACGGTTTGAAAGTGCTGTATAGTGGCGCATAATGTCAAGTTCAGATACTTCTGGTAGCTCTGCATCTTCTACTCGAATATAATCGCTCTCGAACACATCTTCTAGTTTCACTTCTTCTACATCTAATTTGGGTAAGCTATATCCTACGCGTCCTTCTTTAGTCACTTCAAAAATAAGTGCTTGGTCTTGGTTCTTCATTGGATAGCCCCCATTTCATTTACAAGTGTGTCAATTTCCTCTTTTGTACGAAGCTCAGTTACTGCTAGAAGCATATGGTTTTCATGCTCTTTATAATCACGGCCTAGATCGTAACCGCCGATAATATTCTTTTGTAATAATGCATCGTTTACTTCTTTCACTGGACGCTTGCAATCTACAACAAACTCATTGAAGAATGGTCCAGCAAATGTAACTGTGAAGCCTTTCGCTTCAAATTGGCGTTTTGCATATTGTGCTTTAGAAATGTTTTGACGCGCCATTTCTTTCACACCTTGTTTACCAAGTGCCGTCATTGCAACAGAAGCTGCTAATGCATTTAACGCTTGGTTTGAACAAATGTTAGACGTCGCTTTATCACGGCGAATATGCTGTTCACGTGCTTGTAACGTTAACACAAAACCACGTTTACCATCTGAATCTACAGTTTGTCCAACAAGACGTCCTGGAATTTTACGCATAAATGCTTTCGTTGTTGCAAAGTAACCACAGTGTGGTCCACCAAACTGCGTTGGGATACCAAATGGTTGTGCATCACCGATTACAATATCCGCACCGAATTTTCCTGGTGGTGTTAATGCGCCTAATGATAATGGATTTGAAGAAACGATAAATAATGATTTTTGTTGATGAACGATTTTTTCAATATCAGCTAATTTTTCAACTTGTCCGAAGAAGTTTGGATATTGAACAATTACACAAGCAACTGTATCATCTACTTCACTTTGTAATACGTCTAAATCTGTTACACCATCTTTATGATTAATTTCAACAACTTCTAGATGTTGACCTTTTGCATATGTTTCAAGTACTGCTCTTGATTCCGGGTGCACTGCACTAGATACAAGGATTTTCTTTTTACGAGTATGGCCAGCTGCTAGCATTGCCGCTTCAGCTAAAGCTGTACCTCCGTCGTACATAGAAGAGTTTGCTACATCCATTCCTGTTAATTCACAAATCATTGTTTGGAATTCAAAGATTGCTTGTAATTCCCCTTGTGAAATTTCTGGTTGGTATGGCGTGTAAGCTGTATAAAATTCTGAGCGAGAGATAACGTGATCTACAATTACTGGAGCGTAATGATCGTATACGCCTGCTCCTAAGAAAGAAGCATATTCTTTTAAGTTAGCATTTTTGCTAGCCATTTGAGTTAACTCTTTTAAAAGCTCTGGCTCTGATTTTGCTTCTTTAATTTTTAAATCCCCTTTAAAACGAACACTCTCTGGAATATCAGAGAATAACTCATCGATCGTTTGAACGCCGATCGTTTGTAACATTTCTTTTTTGTCTTCTTCTGTCATTGGAAGATAACGATGCAACATGAAATCTACCCCTCTCCCCGTTACTTTGAACGTTTATAAAATGGTGTTGGAACAACTACTGCTTTGACGCGTTTATTACGAATTTCAATTTCTACTTCTGTATCAACTGCTGCGTATTTTACATCAATTAGTGCTAAACCAATGCTTTTCTTTAACGTTGGAGATTGTGTACCACTCGTTACTTCCCCGATTTTTTCTTCCCCAATAAATACAGGGTAATGCGTACGAGGAATTCCACGTTCGATTACTTCGATGCCGACTAACTTACGAGACGCACCGTTTTCTTTTTGCTC includes these proteins:
- a CDS encoding LacI family DNA-binding transcriptional regulator yields the protein MANIKQIAKTAGVSISTVSRVLNNHPYVKEEKRKRVLDAVEELNYAKNINAIHLIKGKTYTIGVMLPFINLPYFSTIIEGIGNEALAAGYHINLCQTNYDSIEEIRVLEMMKMKQFDGMIICSRTSSWEQIEPFAKFAPIISCEKMKHPLISSVYVDHYEGFRLGTAYLLDKGHEKIGICLARKTSANSIEREKAFADTLRNEGKTLHPEWIFHQCYTMQDGAQILHRILNMENRPTAIFTANDQVAAGLLTEARKHGIRVPEDLAILGFDNHEISKALEITTIEHPGLTMGSRTFSLFHNQIQSEEINGSAEELSFHLIERKTI
- a CDS encoding TetR/AcrR family transcriptional regulator, whose protein sequence is MKMTANRIKAVALSHFARYGYEGTSLANIAQEVGIKKPSIYAHFKGKEELYFICLESALQKDLQSFTGDIEKFSNSSTEKLLLQLLKGYAKRFGESEESMFWLRTSYFPPDAFREQIINKANVHIENVGKLLFPVFKRASEQDELHNIEVKDALEAFLCLLDGLMVELLYAGLNRFETRLDASWKVFWRGLSN
- a CDS encoding DMT family transporter, which gives rise to MAWIYVIIAGIIEIFWVIGLKHAEAPLEWAGVALLITISFVLLFKAYKDLPVGTVYAVFTGIGAGGIVLTEIFIFGEPFSIIKVLLIGLIFFGVIGLKRVTEEKEAKEAA
- a CDS encoding DMT family transporter — encoded protein: MAWVFLILAGICEIIGVLFMKVATEKKGWAPKVILIANFGVSFFFLSLAMDTLPMGTAYAIWTGIGTAGSALLGILIFRESADWRRLAFLSCILCGAVGLKLLS
- a CDS encoding DUF3975 family protein yields the protein MWKEKGKQMLAWITLSIVILLQISFHIIEWLFHKVLSIFTFLPNMTLEIISIVWSIIASIAIVIIWSIAKLWNKLFKKDSTSEKE
- a CDS encoding ABC-2 transporter permease; its protein translation is MKQLIIKDFIMQWKYLIWCLIYPLFLYMTLTDIKSFYVIMSAIIPVIAILKTFNDDKKYDSEVMLNSLPLAKKEIVVAKYITALIVFIISMIVSSPVGITRFAGGVFEFITTTLVTSTGFVFIYLSFVLPILFWFGYKKASFITLFILIAPTAIGAMFFEISMEQIQLYNSVLFVSSICMFIVSIFVSVKLYEKREF
- a CDS encoding ABC-2 transporter permease; translated protein: MIKQLVLKDMMMQRKLGFVYLICFLFLLIVDFRSDSFLMTFSMFVPALGMILSMSYEGKNKSEMIVNSLPFDRKDIVIGKYIFVSILVALGGCFSLVVGLIQLQDGHMTGFMLWGEILGGITGGFVCSIIVLPIEFSVGYSSAKQIAPFAGLALGYLSGLIVSNVWLDVENVWSTSLVVNVCFIAGLLLLYVMSIFFSIHLYNERDL
- a CDS encoding ABC-2 transporter permease, coding for MQQLILKEFFLQKKMFPFYFLIPILSIFKNSVEPMGIAIALFITCSTIIYISFYYDEKSKAEKVLVSLPITRKEIIIAKYISSTLFIMVGLSVTFIVVILGNILLDRDIVMPGYAVFSAIVATSIYCVVTIPTNYIGGYKAITVLNLIMLFPLMGMIGLMCNIFGDKTIMLKVLHSQEATLAMGVLGTGVLVSIFISMILSMKMFQEAEL
- a CDS encoding ABC-2 transporter permease, which produces MRQLIYKDLFFFRVTWLVNLIMPLVLFMLDPSGELLFSMSCLFITLSSVMTLTFMDERNNSDIIINSLPVSRKDIIIARYISCAIFIVGGILSTMLVVFLVRGIVVIGDIGAYHPNLYIEIPWYEVINGAVYAVFFVVTFFPSYYVTRSKIARSIVSGASMVVGGIAWIFLGDGLDETTTSFLEWIMNPMHIGVFIVGFITLVSIYIASMLLTIKIYETRDL
- a CDS encoding ABC transporter ATP-binding protein → MLELKNVCKSYQDFAVKNISFTLPRGYIMGFVGPNGAGKSTTIKMIMNLIRKESGDIKIFGKDNKKAEKEIKQNIGFVYDENHYYEDLTCEQMKRIIAPLYKKWDEEQYQSYMHRLQVPKYKKIKELSKGMKMKFAIAIALSHHAEFIIMDEPTAGLDPVVRSELLDMLQEIVMEDEVSVLFSTHITTDLERIADYITFINDGEIIFTGEKDELMGNYVIVKGSNDLLDREGKELFVGLRKNKFGFEGLAKGKQAIIDWFGNEVVIEKPTLDDIIVYTAKGRGAYASAHI
- a CDS encoding GntR family transcriptional regulator, coding for MNIIISNSSQDPIYVQIRKQLSQLILNGGLKGGDQLPSIRSLAKELQISVITTKRAYEELEKEGYIETVAGKGTYVSRKNNEILKEQRLRLLESKAEEIVKESKVLHLSLEELQQMIACLYEGE
- a CDS encoding DUF3929 family protein codes for the protein MIYHLENGKTIKDVKEFCYRDQGKVLERVAHRVMDNREVTAIDKQGTIISIACEDIVKVELDYITES
- the gcvPB gene encoding aminomethyl-transferring glycine dehydrogenase subunit 2, which encodes MKNQDQALIFEVTKEGRVGYSLPKLDVEEVKLEDVFESDYIRVEDAELPEVSELDIMRHYTALSNRNHGVDSGFYPLGSCTMKYNPKINESVARFAGFANIHPLQDEKTVQGAMELMYDLQEHLIEITGMDTVTLQPAAGAHGEWTGLMLIRAYHEANGDFNRTKVIVPDSAHGTNPASATVAGFETITVKSNENGLVDLEDLKRVVNEETAALMLTNPNTLGLFEENILEMAEIVHNAGGKLYYDGANLNAVLSQARPGDMGFDVVHLNLHKTFTGPHGGGGPGSGPVGVKADLIPYLPKPILEKTEDGYRFNYDRPEAIGRVKPFYGNFGINVRAYTYIRSMGPDGLRAVTEYAVLNANYMMRRLAPFYDLPFDRHCKHEFVLSGRRQKKLGVRTLDIAKRLLDFGYHPPTIYFPLNVEECIMIEPTETESKETLDGFIDKMIQIAKEVEENPEVVQEAPHTTVIKRLDETLAARKPVLRYEKLAPVQV
- the gcvPA gene encoding aminomethyl-transferring glycine dehydrogenase subunit 1, producing MLHRYLPMTEEDKKEMLQTIGVQTIDELFSDIPESVRFKGDLKIKEAKSEPELLKELTQMASKNANLKEYASFLGAGVYDHYAPVIVDHVISRSEFYTAYTPYQPEISQGELQAIFEFQTMICELTGMDVANSSMYDGGTALAEAAMLAAGHTRKKKILVSSAVHPESRAVLETYAKGQHLEVVEINHKDGVTDLDVLQSEVDDTVACVIVQYPNFFGQVEKLADIEKIVHQQKSLFIVSSNPLSLGALTPPGKFGADIVIGDAQPFGIPTQFGGPHCGYFATTKAFMRKIPGRLVGQTVDSDGKRGFVLTLQAREQHIRRDKATSNICSNQALNALAASVAMTALGKQGVKEMARQNISKAQYAKRQFEAKGFTVTFAGPFFNEFVVDCKRPVKEVNDALLQKNIIGGYDLGRDYKEHENHMLLAVTELRTKEEIDTLVNEMGAIQ